CTCGGGATTCGCACCCTGGATATTGACGGCCGGCACAAGGACTACCTGCACCTGCAGTACGCGGGAAATGACTCGCTGTATGTGCCGGTCGAGCAAATCGACCAGGTGCAGCGCTATATCGGTTCGGAGGAAAAGGAGCCGAAGGTGTACCACCTGGGCGGCACGGAATGGGCGCGTGTGAAGCAGCGGGTGTCGCGCAGCGTCAAGGACATCGCGGAAGACCTCGTCAAGCTCTATGCCGCCCGCCAGGCCACCCCAGGGCACGCGTATCCGCCGGATACGCCGTGGCAAAAGGATTTTGAAACCATGTTTCCGTATGATGAGACGCCCGACCAGCTCCGCGCGATCGACGAAATCAAGCGGGATATGGAGCAGCCGCGTCCGATGGACCGGCTGTTGTGCGGGGACGTCGGGTACGGCAAAACGGAAGTCGCGATTCGAGCGGCATTCAAGGCGGTGATGGATGGGAAACAGGTCGCGGTCCTGGTTCCGACCACCGTATTGGCACACCAGCATTACGAAACCTTTAAGGAACGCTTCGCTGGGTTTCCGGCCACCGTGGAGGTGTTGAGCCGGTTCCGTAGCCGCGGGGAGAGTCAGGCGGTCCTGAAGGGACTCAAAGACGGCAGTATCGACGTGGTGATTGGCACCCACCGCCTGCTGCAAAAATCGGTGCAGTTCAAGGACCTCGGCTTGTTGATTGTGGACGAGGAGCAGCGGTTTGGCGTGACCCACAAGGAACGGTTAAAGCAGATGCGGACCAATGTGGACTGCCTGACGTTGACGGCAACGCCCATCCCGCGGACACTGCATATGTCGATGCTGGGGGTACGGGACCTCTCCGTCATCGAGACGCCGCCGGAGAACCGGTTTCCGGTACAAACGTATGTCGTGGAATTCAATGAAAGCCTCGTCCGGGAGGCGATCGAACGGGAGCTGGGACGGGGCGGCCAAGTCTACTTCGTATTCAATCAAGTCGGCGCCATCCGAGGCATGGCGGACCGCATTCAGCGCCTGGTGCCGGAAGCGCGCATCGGGATCGCGCATGGGCAGATGGCGGAGGATGAACTGGAGCGGGTGATGCTCGACTTTCTCGAAGGCGACATTGACGTCCTGGTGACGACGACGATCATTGAAACCGGGCTGGACATTCCGAATGTCAATACCCTTATCGTGTACGACGCAGACCGGCTGGGCCTGTCGCAGCTGTACCAGCTTCGCGGCCGCGTCGGACGTTCGAATCGAATTGCTTATGCATACTTCACATATCAGAAGGACAAGGTGCTGACAGAGGTCGCTGAAAAGCGGCTGCAGGCCATCAAGGAATTTACGGAGCTCGGCAGTGGATTTAAAATCGCGATGCGCGACCTGGCGATCCGCGGCGCTGGCAATCTGTTGGGTGCGGAACAGCACGGATTCATCAACTCCGTCGGCTTTGATCTCTACAACGAGATGCTGACGAATGCGGTGAAGGAGGCGAAGGGCGTCGTCGAGGAAACACCGCCTGAACCGTCCATCGACCTGCAGATTGAAGCGTATCTGCCGGACGAGTTCATTCCCAACCCGGCACAAAAGATTGCGGTCTACAAGAAGTTCAAGTTTGTGCGAAGCCAGGAGGCAGCGGACGACTTACAGGAGGAACTGGTGGACCGCTATGGGGATTTGCCGGACAGCGTGGCCAATTTGCTGGACGTCACGCGCATCAAGAGTTATGCGATGCGTTACGGCGTGGAAGCCATTACCCAGCAGGGTTACGAGACGACCATCCGGTTTCCGGCATCCGCGTCTGTGCAATTCAATCACGGCGCGTTGTTTGCCTTGACGAAGCAATATAAAGGACAGTACCTCAAACGGGGAAACGGGACGCTGCAAGTCTCGTTCCGCACGAAAGACTTGTCCGACCGCAAACTGTGTAAATTGCTTCTGACGTTCTTTGCGGACTTTCACAAAGTGGTTCAATCTGAGGAGGTTACCCAGCTTGCCAAATCGTAAGCACGTCTTTGCAGGGGTCACGGCAGCGCTGCTGATCACGGTGGCAGCGGCCGGCTGCGGCACAGCAAAGCCAGCCAACAACACAACCAGCACCAACCAAACGACCGCTTCAACCATTCCCCAGCCGAACTATACGGGGCCAACCGTGGCCACGTACAACGGCGGGAAGTTGACAAAGCAGGAACTCGACCAGCAGTACAACTTGCAGGTGGTCTGGGCAGGGCAGCAGAGCAAGGAGACCAAGCAGCAGTTCGCCACCTGGTACACGCTGTATTACAAGTACCTGTATCAAAAAGCGGCTGCTGCCGTGAAGACGCCAATTGACGTGGCCGCCGCGCAGAGTCAGGCGAACTCGATTCTCTCAGAGATGGCGAACGCGTCGAGCGGCGGACCGTACAAGACCACGGCGCAAGCGACGAACAAGCTCAAGTCGCTCGGCCTCTCGAAAAGCGACCTGGTGCACATGGTGGAGCGCACTCAGGTCCTGAACACCTATTTGGAACAACAGGTGTATAACGACAACAAGTCGCTGTTCCAGGAGGTCACCGTTGACGAAATTCTCCTGCCGACAGAGGCGCAGGCCAAGCAGATTGAGGCCAAGCTCAAAGCGGGGGCGAACTTTGCGAAACTTGCGGACCAGTACTCCAAAGACCCGAGTGTAAAGCAGAATCACGGCACCTACGCAAACGCGCTGGTGGCCGAATTTGTGCCCAATTTTGCCAAGGCCTGCCGCACGCTGCCGATTGGCAAAATCAGCGACCCCGTGCACACGCAGTACGGGTACCACATCCTGCGCGTGGACAAGCGGGGCATCATGCCGTTCTCACAAGCGCGCACGCAGATTGAACAAGGTTCCTTACCGCAGTCCGTGATGCAGACGCTGCAGAACGACATCCAAAAGATCGCGGCTCAGGCAGAAAAGGATGCCAACATCAAAATCGTGGCAAAGGCGTCGGACCTGTAAACGCCGGATTTGCCATGGGATGGAAGATTCCGTCTGACCCAACACAGGCTGCAAAAGCCGCCCGCACAGGGCGGCTTTTGTGTTTGAACTGACATTGTTGGTGCATAGCGGCAGACGAGGTGTAACATAATAATCCCGCGGCAACTTCCTCCAGTCCAGCACGGTGTATTGAACAGGAAATGGCTCGGGACCACATCATTGACTTGGAAACCACGGCTCATGCGAGGTGAATATTGGTTATTTATCTTACTGAGGGCGAGGGATCAAGGATTGAAGGCAACTGGCATCGTACGGAGAATTGATGACCTCGG
Above is a genomic segment from Alicyclobacillus cycloheptanicus containing:
- the mfd gene encoding transcription-repair coupling factor; this encodes MIELAELLAADKEFQTLLSGVTAGGPDGLVTGLGGGARHLYYAATWVAERRRHLDTSLLIVTHSVTEAETIAEDLKEFLPAEQVFIYPERELSIVDVIAYSREVIADRLRVLQHLAEGKPAVVVATVASVLQPVMKRDLYRSHLLHLEVGQELPSNYVEWLIQSGYERVEMVETQGQFSVRGGILDVFPLTTDLPYRLELFDTEIDSIRKFDVGTQRSLEQLREAVIGPALDFLVPPSQMAEAADELSHHLEQRIRTLTDMEVRDRLQTTVGADIRKLRDGLPFYGQLRYTAQFARHVHTLMDYFPTPASIILDEPSRIQEREKGLEKEFQEWVASALMRGELLSGTVTDLQFDPLWKHENMRGFHYSTFARAAGTHRYSGILNITAKSMQNFHGQMNLLKSEMQRWHRSGTRVFLLAATEERANRLERVLEDYRIEAVRTGQVTETLTPQILVGSLSTGFELPMSRIAVIVETEVFGSRKKGRRLRAEMSDAERIKSYQELRPGDYVVHVNHGIGKYLGIRTLDIDGRHKDYLHLQYAGNDSLYVPVEQIDQVQRYIGSEEKEPKVYHLGGTEWARVKQRVSRSVKDIAEDLVKLYAARQATPGHAYPPDTPWQKDFETMFPYDETPDQLRAIDEIKRDMEQPRPMDRLLCGDVGYGKTEVAIRAAFKAVMDGKQVAVLVPTTVLAHQHYETFKERFAGFPATVEVLSRFRSRGESQAVLKGLKDGSIDVVIGTHRLLQKSVQFKDLGLLIVDEEQRFGVTHKERLKQMRTNVDCLTLTATPIPRTLHMSMLGVRDLSVIETPPENRFPVQTYVVEFNESLVREAIERELGRGGQVYFVFNQVGAIRGMADRIQRLVPEARIGIAHGQMAEDELERVMLDFLEGDIDVLVTTTIIETGLDIPNVNTLIVYDADRLGLSQLYQLRGRVGRSNRIAYAYFTYQKDKVLTEVAEKRLQAIKEFTELGSGFKIAMRDLAIRGAGNLLGAEQHGFINSVGFDLYNEMLTNAVKEAKGVVEETPPEPSIDLQIEAYLPDEFIPNPAQKIAVYKKFKFVRSQEAADDLQEELVDRYGDLPDSVANLLDVTRIKSYAMRYGVEAITQQGYETTIRFPASASVQFNHGALFALTKQYKGQYLKRGNGTLQVSFRTKDLSDRKLCKLLLTFFADFHKVVQSEEVTQLAKS
- a CDS encoding peptidylprolyl isomerase gives rise to the protein MPNRKHVFAGVTAALLITVAAAGCGTAKPANNTTSTNQTTASTIPQPNYTGPTVATYNGGKLTKQELDQQYNLQVVWAGQQSKETKQQFATWYTLYYKYLYQKAAAAVKTPIDVAAAQSQANSILSEMANASSGGPYKTTAQATNKLKSLGLSKSDLVHMVERTQVLNTYLEQQVYNDNKSLFQEVTVDEILLPTEAQAKQIEAKLKAGANFAKLADQYSKDPSVKQNHGTYANALVAEFVPNFAKACRTLPIGKISDPVHTQYGYHILRVDKRGIMPFSQARTQIEQGSLPQSVMQTLQNDIQKIAAQAEKDANIKIVAKASDL